A stretch of the Saccharolobus caldissimus genome encodes the following:
- a CDS encoding pyridoxal-phosphate-dependent aminotransferase family protein — MDKLLLHVGPTTIKEDILIAGLENNVGFTSKEFVDAFSYSLKGLRYVMGVSKNYQPFITPGGGTSAMESVTSLLKNGDKVLVVSNGVFGDRWEQIFKRYPVKVKVLRPSPGSYVTPEEVEEEVQKDNYKMVTLTHVETSTGVREPIKDIARRIRDKVELIVVDGVSSVGAEEVKAEEWGIDVYLTASQKALGAPAGLSLLVLSPKALEVLNSEESIAGYYLNLRNWLPVMRSTEEGKAMYFSTPPVHVIMQLAEAFRLIEKEGIENRIKRHSIVASAIRTGIEALGLEIVAKRPESYSNTVTGVVLKVVEPSKVLSETINEGVEFAPGVHPAFKYFRIGHMGWVTPNDAIVAISVIERTLKRLGEPIRFGEGVKAVQEYLSSAR, encoded by the coding sequence ATGGATAAACTTTTACTTCATGTAGGTCCTACAACAATTAAGGAAGACATTTTAATTGCAGGATTAGAAAATAACGTGGGTTTCACCTCTAAAGAGTTCGTAGATGCATTCTCATATTCTCTTAAAGGATTAAGATATGTAATGGGAGTTAGTAAGAATTACCAACCATTTATAACTCCTGGAGGCGGAACATCAGCTATGGAAAGCGTTACATCATTACTTAAAAACGGGGATAAAGTCCTTGTAGTATCTAATGGGGTATTTGGAGATAGATGGGAACAGATCTTTAAGAGATATCCAGTAAAGGTAAAAGTCTTAAGACCATCACCAGGAAGTTATGTAACTCCAGAAGAAGTAGAAGAAGAAGTTCAAAAAGATAATTATAAAATGGTTACACTTACACACGTTGAGACAAGTACTGGAGTAAGAGAGCCTATAAAAGATATTGCCAGAAGAATAAGGGATAAAGTAGAGTTAATTGTGGTTGACGGAGTTTCAAGCGTTGGGGCTGAGGAGGTAAAGGCGGAAGAATGGGGAATAGATGTGTATTTAACTGCCAGCCAAAAGGCTCTAGGTGCTCCAGCGGGATTAAGTCTATTGGTATTATCCCCAAAAGCTTTAGAAGTGTTAAACTCAGAGGAATCAATAGCAGGCTATTACTTAAATCTGAGGAACTGGTTACCAGTCATGAGGTCAACGGAAGAGGGAAAAGCAATGTACTTTTCTACACCTCCAGTTCACGTAATTATGCAATTAGCTGAAGCCTTTAGATTAATAGAAAAGGAAGGAATAGAGAATAGAATAAAAAGGCATTCAATAGTAGCAAGTGCAATAAGAACTGGCATAGAAGCTTTAGGATTAGAAATAGTTGCTAAAAGACCGGAATCCTATAGTAATACGGTTACTGGAGTTGTCTTAAAAGTTGTAGAACCATCAAAAGTTCTATCAGAGACGATAAATGAGGGAGTAGAATTCGCCCCTGGAGTTCATCCAGCTTTTAAATATTTTAGAATAGGTCATATGGGATGGGTTACTCCTAACGATGCAATAGTAGCTATTAGCGTAATTGAGAGAACTTTAAAAAGGTTAGGTGAACCAATTAGATTTGGAGAAGGAGTTAAGGCTGTTCAAGAATACCTTTCGTCAGCCCGCTGA
- the tenA gene encoding thiaminase II codes for MEISEKLWNSIIDVYDSILKHPFILELVEGTLDRERFKYYIIQDYLYLREFSKALAILSAKAENEDQTILFATHVQDVIKVEKALHNFYIKEFNIHIENYEMNPTNLAYTSYLIAVTYTRPFHEGIAAVLPCYWIYMEVGKELLKRGSKDPYYQKWIETYGGEEYEKGVRNVINIVNNLSVTEEEFNKMKIHFRTASVYEYMFWDAAYKFEKFPFHVEKNKGV; via the coding sequence ATGGAAATTAGTGAGAAATTATGGAACTCAATAATTGATGTATATGATTCTATACTTAAACACCCGTTTATTTTAGAGCTAGTTGAAGGAACTTTAGATAGAGAGAGATTTAAATATTATATAATTCAAGATTATTTATATCTAAGGGAATTTTCAAAAGCCTTAGCAATATTATCGGCTAAAGCTGAAAACGAAGATCAGACAATCTTATTTGCAACTCACGTTCAAGACGTAATAAAGGTTGAAAAAGCATTACATAATTTCTATATAAAAGAATTTAATATACATATAGAAAATTACGAAATGAATCCAACAAATTTAGCTTACACGTCTTATTTAATAGCAGTAACTTATACTAGACCCTTTCATGAAGGAATAGCAGCGGTATTGCCATGTTATTGGATCTACATGGAAGTTGGAAAAGAGTTACTTAAAAGGGGATCTAAGGATCCTTATTATCAAAAGTGGATTGAAACTTATGGAGGAGAGGAATATGAAAAAGGAGTTAGAAATGTAATAAATATCGTGAACAACCTAAGCGTTACAGAAGAGGAGTTCAATAAAATGAAGATTCATTTTAGAACAGCTTCAGTATACGAGTATATGTTTTGGGATGCGGCATATAAATTTGAGAAATTTCCATTCCATGTAGAAAAGAATAAAGGAGTATGA
- a CDS encoding protein-L-isoaspartate O-methyltransferase family protein, producing the protein MSAKDNIVRSIKNPRLVKAFMKVNREDFLPDILKKFAYDPNYIDKPFFITPNITTTALSLGIYMLDILDLQENQKVLEIGTGIGYYTALIAEIVGDTNVISIEIDDTMFEYAKNVLLPRYPNIKLIKGDGSLGYEKEAPYDRAIIWASSPTLPCKIYDQLKESGILVAPIGTGKVQGLYKITKKGYEPKIERLSDVIFMKMRGLYGFYENDDEDYTERRIKKIEEKLNKLLSKIKSDS; encoded by the coding sequence ATGAGTGCAAAAGATAATATAGTAAGGTCAATAAAAAATCCAAGGCTAGTTAAGGCGTTTATGAAAGTAAATAGAGAGGACTTTTTACCTGATATACTTAAAAAATTTGCATATGATCCCAATTATATAGATAAACCTTTCTTCATAACTCCTAACATTACTACGACGGCGTTAAGCTTAGGTATATATATGCTTGATATCCTAGATCTCCAAGAGAATCAAAAGGTTTTAGAAATTGGGACTGGTATAGGGTATTATACTGCATTAATAGCTGAGATAGTAGGCGACACTAATGTGATAAGTATTGAAATTGATGATACAATGTTTGAATATGCTAAAAACGTTCTTCTTCCAAGGTATCCAAATATAAAACTAATTAAGGGAGATGGAAGCTTAGGGTATGAAAAAGAAGCCCCTTATGATAGGGCTATAATATGGGCTTCATCTCCTACTTTACCTTGCAAAATTTACGATCAATTAAAAGAATCTGGAATATTAGTAGCGCCGATAGGTACAGGTAAGGTTCAAGGTTTATATAAGATTACAAAGAAGGGATACGAACCTAAAATTGAGAGATTAAGCGATGTTATTTTCATGAAAATGAGAGGATTATATGGCTTTTATGAAAATGATGATGAGGATTATACTGAGAGAAGAATAAAGAAGATAGAGGAGAAACTCAATAAATTGCTCTCTAAAATAAAGTCTGATTCATAA
- a CDS encoding ABC transporter ATP-binding protein: protein MLLTVRNLVVKYGSFVAVNSLNFSVDKEVYCLLGPNGAGKSSTLKAIMNMVPFEGHIEILGIDNKEKIVKNYIGYVPEQPALYEYMTPAEIISFVASLRGIRDLNRISALIRAFSLEQYMNTPIASLSMGNKQKVSILLSLIHEPKLLILDEPFNALDVLSVKVLKELIQTHVKNGGGVLFSTHIMEVAEKICNRIGIMNRGVMVMETTAEGIREAGKSLEDIFLSVTGLDEEVKDILKGLE, encoded by the coding sequence ATGCTCCTAACAGTAAGGAACTTAGTTGTGAAATACGGATCTTTCGTAGCAGTTAACTCCCTTAATTTCTCAGTCGATAAAGAGGTGTATTGTCTCTTAGGTCCTAACGGTGCTGGGAAAAGTAGTACCTTAAAGGCTATTATGAACATGGTTCCCTTTGAAGGCCATATAGAAATATTGGGTATTGATAATAAGGAAAAGATTGTTAAGAATTATATAGGCTATGTCCCAGAACAACCAGCCCTTTATGAGTATATGACACCAGCTGAGATAATAAGTTTTGTAGCTAGTTTAAGGGGAATTAGAGATCTAAATAGGATATCAGCACTTATAAGAGCCTTTTCGTTAGAACAGTATATGAATACTCCTATAGCTTCCTTATCTATGGGTAATAAGCAAAAAGTGTCCATCCTGCTATCATTAATTCACGAACCTAAATTATTAATATTAGATGAGCCCTTTAACGCGCTGGATGTTTTATCAGTAAAGGTTCTTAAGGAATTAATTCAAACTCATGTAAAGAACGGAGGTGGAGTATTATTTTCTACCCACATAATGGAAGTTGCTGAAAAAATATGTAATAGAATTGGTATAATGAATAGGGGAGTTATGGTTATGGAAACTACTGCTGAAGGTATAAGGGAAGCTGGTAAGTCTCTTGAAGATATCTTCCTCTCTGTTACTGGTTTAGATGAAGAGGTTAAGGATATTTTAAAGGGATTAGAATGA
- a CDS encoding permease: MSTEKIHNIVFKQIIYLMYTSRSFGISPRADMVSRVRRNAITIKISNIIAYTIATLVSSFVILVTKNAPISLLFLDLIIFANIITTGLNVVFFATNSDLKTFLLTLPLTEREINIAIIRGIFEFFFYGFLVSVILTPIVVYVTTLSPLQAFMSELEVLFFFFISFSLMLILGKRIRLGIASTLFRIGTSLIWLLFVILPYGLVFKDYILPIYLLPIFPFDFFNIIGIILSVVYVILSLFLAYNQTIRFLSFRAITKQSLKYTIRLESPIIIYLYKDIRGLLRVPQASFLLTIPVFALIFSFFAPLYSIFYTIFMITTSSITLILLEASGMQLLLTLPSGLRSSYLSKFTLITLIYLIDLLIFSFFGHGFTALILLPATLASVELSLFISYNNVLKGKGIRIADPISLIIREIEINSIVGIASVLLYLNVYSSLIFSIISLILITFLSFKKIK, translated from the coding sequence ATGAGTACTGAAAAAATACATAATATAGTATTTAAACAAATTATTTATTTAATGTATACAAGTAGGTCCTTTGGTATATCTCCTAGAGCTGATATGGTAAGCAGGGTAAGAAGAAATGCTATAACGATTAAAATAAGTAATATTATAGCCTATACTATAGCTACCTTAGTCTCATCATTTGTAATTCTGGTCACTAAAAATGCGCCAATTTCTCTCCTATTTTTAGATCTAATTATATTTGCAAATATAATTACAACAGGTTTAAATGTGGTATTTTTTGCTACTAATTCAGATTTAAAGACCTTTTTATTAACATTGCCTTTAACTGAAAGAGAAATAAACATTGCGATAATTAGGGGAATATTTGAATTCTTTTTCTATGGATTTTTAGTCTCAGTAATACTTACACCAATAGTTGTATACGTAACTACCTTATCTCCCTTGCAAGCATTCATGTCAGAGTTGGAAGTATTATTTTTCTTTTTTATTTCCTTTTCGTTAATGTTAATCTTAGGAAAGAGAATTAGGCTTGGCATAGCCTCAACGTTATTTAGAATTGGGACTTCATTAATTTGGCTCCTTTTTGTAATTTTACCTTATGGATTAGTTTTTAAAGACTATATTTTGCCCATTTATCTTCTTCCTATATTTCCTTTTGATTTCTTCAATATAATTGGAATTATACTATCTGTAGTATATGTAATTCTCTCGTTATTTTTAGCCTATAATCAGACAATTAGGTTTTTATCATTTAGAGCAATTACTAAGCAATCCTTAAAATATACAATTAGATTAGAATCCCCAATTATAATATATCTCTATAAAGATATTAGAGGACTCCTTAGAGTGCCTCAAGCAAGTTTCCTATTAACAATCCCGGTTTTCGCGTTAATATTCTCATTTTTCGCTCCATTATATTCGATTTTCTATACAATTTTCATGATAACTACCTCATCAATAACTCTAATACTTTTGGAGGCCTCTGGCATGCAATTACTTTTAACTTTGCCATCTGGATTAAGAAGTTCTTATTTATCTAAATTTACTTTAATAACCTTAATTTACCTAATTGATTTATTAATCTTTTCTTTTTTCGGTCATGGATTTACTGCACTAATACTTCTTCCTGCAACTTTAGCTAGTGTAGAGCTCAGCTTATTTATATCCTATAATAATGTTCTAAAAGGTAAAGGGATAAGAATAGCTGATCCTATTTCATTAATAATTAGAGAAATTGAGATAAATTCAATTGTTGGTATAGCTAGTGTATTATTATATTTAAATGTATATTCATCATTAATTTTCTCGATAATATCTCTAATTTTAATTACATTTTTATCTTTTAAAAAAATAAAATAA
- a CDS encoding 2-keto-4-pentenoate hydratase: protein MEDKIVQIAQLIKDAIRTRKPIDPPSLKFNFTREEAYKIQELVIGNDISGLKAGLTSIQTQKIYNTNEPVIGRLLPNSEDYEIDSTETISPKVELEIAFIFKEDIDELPKNKGELLTYIDSVTAALEIPDTRIKGRGNVEDLIADNVSAYKFTLGNTFKKPKDLDLLGGVLEINGNIVATSCSNAIMGNPINSLYWSVNKALNLGIKIRKGYVILAGSMITPIDIKKGDIVVGKIKSLGEVRVKVV, encoded by the coding sequence ATGGAAGATAAAATTGTGCAAATAGCACAGTTAATTAAAGATGCAATAAGAACCCGTAAACCTATAGATCCTCCTTCCTTAAAATTTAATTTTACCAGAGAAGAAGCATATAAAATACAGGAATTAGTTATAGGAAATGACATATCTGGATTAAAGGCAGGTCTAACTAGCATACAGACACAAAAAATTTATAATACAAATGAACCAGTAATTGGAAGATTATTGCCAAATAGTGAAGATTACGAAATAGACTCAACAGAAACTATTTCTCCTAAAGTTGAACTGGAAATAGCATTTATTTTTAAAGAGGATATTGATGAATTGCCTAAAAATAAAGGAGAGTTATTAACCTATATCGATAGTGTTACTGCTGCTTTAGAAATACCAGATACTAGAATTAAGGGAAGGGGAAATGTTGAGGATTTGATAGCAGACAATGTCTCAGCTTATAAATTTACATTGGGAAATACTTTTAAGAAACCAAAAGATCTTGACCTATTAGGAGGAGTTCTTGAAATTAATGGAAATATAGTCGCAACATCATGTTCTAATGCAATAATGGGAAATCCGATTAATTCTTTATATTGGTCAGTAAACAAGGCCTTAAATTTAGGTATTAAAATAAGAAAAGGCTATGTTATATTAGCTGGAAGTATGATAACTCCAATAGATATTAAAAAAGGAGATATCGTAGTAGGAAAAATTAAGTCTCTAGGGGAAGTTAGAGTTAAAGTAGTATAA
- a CDS encoding zinc ribbon domain-containing protein, which translates to MQKIYTGRAINIPALAQEINNLLLSEGWESTIMQNPVPPAMPGIMYYDYTIRAMKKGHFHHVENIIIRITGQPNDFKIVVEEEHIGPLGRELINHRLFTNIDKQINDGLFDLPAFYQQPVAQQPIYQQPAAQQPMTQGIRCPNCGTINPPTAKFCANCGTKLS; encoded by the coding sequence ATGCAGAAAATTTATACTGGAAGGGCCATAAATATACCCGCTTTAGCACAAGAGATAAATAATTTATTATTAAGTGAAGGGTGGGAATCAACTATAATGCAAAATCCAGTTCCACCTGCTATGCCAGGGATTATGTATTATGACTATACAATTAGAGCAATGAAAAAAGGTCATTTTCACCATGTGGAAAATATCATTATAAGAATCACTGGACAACCTAATGACTTTAAAATAGTAGTTGAGGAAGAACATATAGGACCTTTAGGAAGAGAGTTAATTAACCATAGGTTATTCACTAATATAGATAAACAAATAAATGATGGTTTATTTGATTTACCAGCTTTTTACCAGCAGCCAGTAGCTCAGCAACCAATTTATCAGCAACCTGCTGCACAACAACCAATGACACAGGGAATAAGATGCCCAAATTGCGGAACAATTAACCCACCTACTGCTAAATTCTGTGCAAATTGCGGAACAAAACTCAGTTAA